In the genome of Doryrhamphus excisus isolate RoL2022-K1 chromosome 11, RoL_Dexc_1.0, whole genome shotgun sequence, one region contains:
- the LOC131138271 gene encoding coiled-coil domain-containing protein 92-like, whose amino-acid sequence MDAGKLEQHVASVHRGIVFLKQEHVTLLAGLHVEITHLKRRCHELSRELDSRFPDRITTEEEAELAARCQAAQHLLEEQQCIMVAARGELHLGQARALELGRSLREEERHFLEELKRRSHKITVLSRELQRQNAATSTLYHQLHAARAKLVQQQSSTGVAPQEEERGEEGDEVEAADWLLTPPPPASPSHPSARHSIREERVRACVPQERVTSPQRPHSMPDPALFLVPLRYRLLRWNRPIRLQEGEDDWEDMDEDGLHGRVDMGTAEGETAL is encoded by the exons ATGGACGCGGGCAAGCTGGAGCAGCACGTGGCCAGTGTGCACAGAGGAATAGTCTTCCTCAAACAGGAGCACGTGACACTGTTGGCTGGTCTGCACGTGGAGATCACACACCTGAAGAGGCGCTGCCACG AGCTAAGTCGAGAGCTGGACTCCAGGTTCCCTGACAGAATCACCACAG AGGAGGAGGCCGAGCTAGCAGCGCGCTGCCAGGCGGCACAGCATCTCCTGGAGGAGCAGCAATGCATAATGGTGGCCGCTCGCGGGGAACTGCACCTTGGACAAGCGCGGGCACTTGAGCTGGGGCGGAGCCTGCGTGAGGAGGAGCGACACTTCTTGGAAGAGCTGAAGCGTCGCAGCCACAAGATCACGGTGCTGAGTCGAGAGCTGCAGCGCCAGAACGCTGCCACGTCCACCCTGTACCATCAGCTGCACGCCGCACGCGCCAAACTCGTACAGCAGCAAAGCAGCACAGGGGTTGCCCCTCAGGAGGAGGAAAGAGGAGAGGAAGGGGATGAGGTGGAGGCTGCAGACTGGCTTCTGACTCCGCCCCCTCCCGCCTCTCCCAGCCACCCTTCAGCCAGGCACAGTATAAGGGAGGAGCGGGTCCGAGCATGTGTCCCCCAGGAGAGAGTGACATCACCTCAGAGGCCACACTCCATGCCTGACCCTGCCCTCTTTCTAGTGCCCCTCAGATACCGCCTCCTCCGCTGGAACCGGCCAATCAGACTGCAGGAGGGGGAGGATGACTGGGAGGACATGGACGAGGATGGGTTGCACGGGAGGGTGGACATGGGTACTGCAGAGGGAGAGACGGCACTGTGA